One genomic region from Peromyscus eremicus chromosome 20, PerEre_H2_v1, whole genome shotgun sequence encodes:
- the Chadl gene encoding chondroadherin-like protein gives MEGPQSSTPAFRMLLLLLVVSLGPAWHVAAQRCPQTCVCDNSRRHVTCRHQNLTEVPNTIPELTQRLDLQGNMLKVIPPAAFQDLPHLTHLDLQHCQVELVAEGAFRGLGRLLLLNLASNRLSMLPQEALDGLGSLRRLELEGNMLEELRPGTFGALGSLATLNLANNALVYLPAMAFQGLLRTRWLQLSHNALSVLAPEALAGLPALRRLSLHHNELQALPGAALSQARSLARLELGHNPLTYTGEEDGLALPGLRELALEHGALQALGPRAFAHCPRLHTLDLRGNQLTTLPPLQGPGQLRRLRLHGNPLWCACHARPLLEWLVRARVRSDGACRGPRRLRGEALDALRPADLRCPGDAAADEDEDEERPAGPRVPPRSPPPPEAAAGAAPCPPACVCVAETRHSACDGRGLQAVPRGFPNDTQLLDLRRNHFPSVPRAAFPGLRHLVSLHLQHCAIAELEPGALAGLDGLLYLYLSDNQLAGLSAAALEGAPRLAYLYLEHNRFLRVPGAALRALPSLFSLHLQHNAVERLAPGDLAGARALRCLYLSANHITQVSPGALGPARELEKLHLDRNQLREVPTGALEGLPALTELQLSGNPFRALQDGAFQPVGRSLQQLFLNSSGLEQISPRAFSGLGSGLRNLYLQKNRLQSLPAPLWLSGLELIDLSGNPFHCDCQLLPLYRWLTGLNLRVGATCTTPLSARGQKVKAAATVFEACPGWTARKAKRTPTSRFSARRSPISRRH, from the exons ATGGAGGG gcCCCAGAGCTCCACCCCTGCCTtcaggatgctgctgctgcttttggtGGTGTCGCTGGGTCCAGCTTGGCACGTAGCTGCCCAGCGATGCCCACAGACCTGTGTCTGTGACAACTCCAGGCGGCACGTGACCTGCCGGCACCAGAACCTCACTGAGGTGCCGAACACCAtccctgag CTGACCCAGAGGCTGGACCTCCAGGGCAACATGCTGAAGGTCATCCCTCCAGCCGCCTTCCAGGACCTGCCACACCTCACACATCTGGACCTGCAGCACTGCCAGGTGGAGCTGGTGGCCGAGGGTGCCTTCCGAGGCCTGGGCCGCCTGCTCCTCCTCAACCTGGCTTCCAACCGCCTGAGCATGCTGCCCCAGGAGGCTCTGGACGGACTAGGCTCACTGAGGCGGCTGGAGCTGGAGGGGAACATGCTGGAGGAGCTGCGGCCGGGGACCTTCGGTGCCCTCGGCTCGCTGGCCACCCTCAACTTGGCCAACAACGCCTTGGTCTACCTGCCCGCCATGGCCTTCCAGGGGCTGCTGCGCACTCGCTGGCTGCAACTGTCCCACAACGCGCTCAGCGTGCTGGCCCCCGAGGCCCTGGCGGGCCTGCCGGCCCTGCGCCGCCTCAGCCTGCACCACAACGAGCTGCAGGCCCTGCCCGGGGCCGCCCTGTCCCAGGCCCGCAGCCTGGCGCGTCTGGAGCTGGGTCACAACCCGCTCACCTACACGGGGGAGGAGGACGGCCTGGCGCTGCCCGGCCTGCGGGAGCTGGCCCTGGAGCACGGGGCCCTGCAGGCGCTCGGTCCCCGGGCCTTCGCCCACTGCCCGCGCCTGCACACCCTGGACCTCCGCGGGAACCAGCTCACCACCCTGCCCCCGCTGCAGGGCCCGGGCCAGCTGCGCCGCCTGCGGCTGCACGGCAACCCGCTGTGGTGCGCCTGCCACGCGCGGCCCCTGCTCGAGTGGCTGGTGCGGGCTCGAGTGCGCTCGGACGGCGCGTGCCGGGGCCCGCGGAGGCTGCGCGGCGAGGCCCTGGACGCGCTGCGGCCTGCAGACCTGCGCTGCCCGGGGGACGCGGCGGcggacgaggacgaggacgaggagcgGCCGGCCGGGCCCCGCGTCCCTCCTCGCTCCCCGCCGCCGCCGGAGGCCGCCGCCGGGGCCGCGCCCTGCCCTCCGGCCTGCGTGTGCGTCGCGGAGACGCGGCACAGCGCCTGCGACGGCCGCGGCCTGCAGGCCGTGCCCCGCGGCTTCCCCAACGACACCCAGCTCCTGGACCTGAGGCGCAACCACTTCCCGTCGGTGCCCCGCGCGGCCTTCCCGGGCCTGCGCCACCTCGTGTCGCTGCACCTGCAGCACTGCGCCATCGCGGAGCTGGAGCCCGGCGCCTTGGCGGGCCTGGACGGCCTGCTCTACCTCTACCTCTCCGACAACCAGCTCGCCGGCCTGAGCGCTGCGGCCCTCGAAGGGGCCCCCCGGCTCGCCTACCTGTACCTGGAGCACAACCGCTTCCTGAGGGTCCCGGGGGCCGCTCTGCGAGCCCTGCCCAGCCTCTTCTCgctccatctccagcacaacGCGGTGGAGCGCCTGGCACCCGGGGACCTGGCGGGAGCGCGGGCTTTGCGCTGCCTTTACCTGAGTGCGAATCACATCACCCAGGTCTCACCTGGGGCGCTGGGGCCCGCCCGGGAGCTGGAGAAGCTGCATCTTGACAGGAATCAGCTGCGAGAGGTGCCCACGGGAGCCTTGGAGGGGCTGCCTGCGCTCACGGAGCTGCAGCTCTCGGGGAACCCGTTCAGGGCGCTGCAAGATGGGGCCTTTCAGCCCGTGGGGCGGTCGCTGCAGCAGCTTTTCCTGAACAGCAGTGGCCTGGAGCAG ATTTCTCCCAGGGCCTTCTCAGGCCTGGGATCAGGGCTCCGGAACCTGTACCTGCAGAAGAACCGACTTCAGTCCCTGCCTGCGCCGCTGTGGCTCAGCGGGCTGGAGCTCATCGACCTCAGTGGTAATCCCTTCCACTGCGACTGCCAGCTGCTCCCACTGTACAG gtgGCTCACTGGGCTGAACCTGCGGGTGGGGGCCACTTGTACCACCCCTCTCAGTGCCCGTGGCCAGAAGGTGAAGGCTGCAGCTACTGTCTTTGAAGCTTGCCCAGGCTGGACTGCCAGGAAGGCCAAGAGGACACCAACCTCCAGGTTCAGTGCCAGGAGAAGCCCTATCAGCAGAAGACACTGA